CGAACTCCTCGATCGGCTCAAAGACATCAAAGACGAGGAGGAGTGACGACCGCGGCGACGTCCGGAGGCGTGATCCACCGGTGAAGCCCGGGACGCGGGCGCTCGGAATCGCCGAATCGACCGACGAGCGGAGCGGCCGCTGTGTTCTCTGCGGTGCCGTCGTCCGCGCCGACCGCGTCGTCGACGGCGTCGCCTTCGCGACGGCGACCGTCGGCGGCCTCGACGCCACCGACGCCGTCCGAACGCTGTTCGATCGCTTGGGACGGGAAGACGTGCAGTACCTCCTGATCTCCGGCGTCGCCCCCGCGTGGTTCAACCTCCTCGACCTCGATCGGATCGCCGAAGCGACGGAGCGGCCGGTCCTTTCGGTCTCCTTCGAGGAGAGTCCGGGACTCGAGCCTGCGCTCCGTGAGCAGTTCGACGGCGACGCGCTCGATGCCCGACTCGCGGTCTACGAACGGCTGCCGCCGCGTCGGCGACTCCGCGTGAACGACGAGACGGTGTTCGTCCGGAGCCTCGGCGTCGGGGACGCGTCCGAGGAGACCGCCCGCGTTGTTCGCGCCTACACGCCCGCTGGTGGCCGTCCCGAGCCACTCCGCGTCGCGCGCCTCGCTGCGCGCGCCGCTCGGCAGTGGCGTTCAGGGGGACTCGATAGCGACGTCTCCGCCTCGAACGACGCGGACCGTCACGGGTAAGTCGCTTCCGCGCACCCATCCGGTATGACTGACGAGGAGACCGACGCGATCGCGAACGACGCCGGCGGCGCGATGGAGGGTCTCGACGTCCGTTCCTGCCAGCGCTGTCCCGAACTCGTGGAGTCGCGCTCGCGGATCGTCAACGGCGTCGGTCCCGCCGAGGCCGACCTCGTCTTCCTCGGCGAGGCACCCGGCGCGAACGAGGACGAGCAGGGCGAGCCGTTCGTGGGTCGATCGGGGAGCATCCTCGACGACGCGCTCCGGGATGCGGGACTCGCCCGTGCCGACGTCCGGATCACGAACTGCGTCCGCTGCCGGCCGCCGGAAAACCGCGATCCGACGCGTGAGGAACTCGCGAACTGCAAGGGCTATCTCGAACGCGAGTTCGCACTCGTCGATCCGGAACTCGTCGTGACGCTCGGAAAGGTCCCCTCCGAGCACCTGCTGGACCGTTCGGTCGCCGTCACGAAGGAGGCCGGCGACGTCGTCGACGTCCGCCTCGGCGAGCGTTCCTACCGTGCCGTGGTCTCGGTTCACCCCGCGGCGACGCTGTACGACGGCAGCCAGCGGGAGACGTTCTTCGAGACCATCGCGCACGCCGCCGACCTCGCGGGTGTCGGCGAGAGCGACGGCGGACAGGCGAACCTCGGGGATTTCTGAGAGACAGGCAGCTTCGGCCGTCGTCGGATCGTCACACGAGCGCTCGATTCTCCGTGCTGTGCTCCTTTGGGAGTGTCGGAAACGATTTTACCCGCCACCGCGAAGCGACAGCTATGAGCGTTCAGACGGTAGCGGATGTCGTCCTCGTGGACTACGGCCTCGGCAATCTCCGCAGCGCCCAGCGGGGACTCGAACGCGCCGGCGCGTCGGTCTCGGTGACCGACAACCCGGCCGACTTCGAGGCGGCGGACGGGATCGTCCTCCCCGGTGTCGGCGCGTTCAGCGAGGGAATGGAGAACGCCGGACCGTTCCGCGAACCGCTTTCGGCGGCCGCAGAGCGGGGCCAGCCGATCTTCGGGATCTGCCTCGGAATGCAGATGCTGCTCACGACGAGCGAGGAGGCCGACCACGCCGGACAGGGACAGGTCGAGGGACTCGACTTCGTCCCCGGGACGAACCTCAGGTTCGCTCAGGGGCAGAAAGTTCCCCATATGGGTTGGAACGAACTGAACGTCGAGCGCGATCACCCGATCGTCGAGGGAGTTGATGGGGAGTACGCCTACTTCGTCCACTCGTACTACGCCGACCCCGACGACCCCGACGCGGTGGTCGCGACCACCGACTACGAGGTGACGTTCCCGGCGGTGATCGCCAACGAAGCGGGCAACGTCTTCGGGACACAGTTCCACCCCGAGAAGTCCGGTGAAACCGGTCTGCGGATCCTCCGGAATTTTGTCGAGTACTGCGCTGACCGGTAACGTCGCGCTGAGCGCCCGCGCCGCTGACGACCGTTTTCCGTCGACGCCTCCACCCGGTTTCTCACTGTCGACATCCCCGACGGGCTTTTAGGATCCCGTAGAGTAGACCGGCCTATGCAGGTAGTCACGTTGGGTCCCGAAGGAACGTACTCCCACCGCGCCGCCCGCGCCGTCGACGAGGACGTCGTGTTCCGCGAGTCGGTCTCGGGAATCGTCGACGCGGTCGACAGCGGGGCGTACGAGCGCGGCGTCGTCCCCATCGAAAACAGCATCGAGGGGAGCGTCACGGAGACGCTTGACGCCATCGCGAACGCCGACATCGCCGTCATCCAAGAGATCGTCACGCCGATCCGACACGCGCTCCTCGCGCAGTCGGCGAACTTCGATACGGTCGCCTCCCACTCCCAAGCGCTCGCACAGTGTCGCTCCTACCTCGAACGCGAGTATCCCGACGCCGAGTTAGAGCCCGTCACGAGCACCGCACGCGGCGTCGAGTACGCCCGTGAGGACCCGACGGTCGCCGGAATCGGTCATCCGGACAACGCCGGCGACGACCTCACGGTCATCGCCGAAGACATCCAAGACCGCTCCTCGAACGCGACGCGCTTTCTGGTCATCGCACCCGCCGAGGAGCGCGCCGACGGCGGCGGCAAGTCGACGATCGTCGTCTACCCGAACGCGAACTACCCCGGACTCCTGCTCGAACTGCTCGAAGCGTTCGCCGAGCGCGACATCAACCTCTCGCGGATCGAATCGCGGCCGAGCGGTAACCGCCTCGGCGATTACCTCTTCCACATCGACTTCGATGCGGGCTTCTACGAAGACCGCGCCCAAGAGGCGCTCGAAGACATCGAGGAGATCGCCGAGAACGGCTGGGTGAAGCGGCTCGGATCCTACGACAAACGGCACGTGCTCTACTGAACGCTATCCGCTGTTTGAATTGAACGCTACGCGCTGTCTCGATTGCTGATATTCTCACTCTGAACGACGTATCCGTGCGATCTGCAATCACAGCTCCTATCTGCTTTATTATCTCACGGGACGTATCTTTCCGTCGGTGAATTCAATGATGAGACGTACCCCCAGTTTCGACGACTTCGAGTTTGACGACCTCTTCGGTCGGATGTCCCGACAGTTCGAGGAGATGAGCCGACAGTTCGAGGGCGGCCGATTCGGCCGCGAGACGGCGATCGACCTCCGCGAAGATTCGGAATCGTTCGTGGCGGTCGTCGACCTCCCGGGCTTCGAGAAGCGCGATATCGACCTCTCGGTGACGGACGATATGCTGACGATCGAGGCCTCCCGGTCTGAATCCGCCGACGAGGAGAGCGAACACTACGTCCACCGCGAGCGCCGGTCCGACTCGGTCCACCGCTCGATCCGCCTCCCGGCGGCCGTCCGCGCCGACGACGCGTCGGCGACGTACAACAACGGCGTTCTCTCCGTGACGCTGCCGAAGCTACACGTCGAGGACGAGGCGTCCCACCACATCGACGTCGAGTGACCGAGGTCTTCCGTTGTACTCGGTTTCTGTCTGTCTGCTAATTCGATCTCTGGCTCTTTGTTAATTCGCGCTCTACACTCTCTCTTCTGCACTTCACTTCCACTCCCGCTCTCTGGCACTTCACTTACGTTCGCGAGCGACGTACAGCGTCTCGCCTTCTGGGAGCGATTCCGTCGAACAGGGCACGGCGGGCGAGTCGTAGCCGAGCGTGGTAAACAGGAAGTCGGCGTCGACGGCGGTCGCGACCGC
This DNA window, taken from Halobellus sp. LT62, encodes the following:
- a CDS encoding DUF99 family protein, coding for MKPGTRALGIAESTDERSGRCVLCGAVVRADRVVDGVAFATATVGGLDATDAVRTLFDRLGREDVQYLLISGVAPAWFNLLDLDRIAEATERPVLSVSFEESPGLEPALREQFDGDALDARLAVYERLPPRRRLRVNDETVFVRSLGVGDASEETARVVRAYTPAGGRPEPLRVARLAARAARQWRSGGLDSDVSASNDADRHG
- a CDS encoding uracil-DNA glycosylase, with amino-acid sequence MTDEETDAIANDAGGAMEGLDVRSCQRCPELVESRSRIVNGVGPAEADLVFLGEAPGANEDEQGEPFVGRSGSILDDALRDAGLARADVRITNCVRCRPPENRDPTREELANCKGYLEREFALVDPELVVTLGKVPSEHLLDRSVAVTKEAGDVVDVRLGERSYRAVVSVHPAATLYDGSQRETFFETIAHAADLAGVGESDGGQANLGDF
- the hisH gene encoding imidazole glycerol phosphate synthase subunit HisH, whose amino-acid sequence is MSVQTVADVVLVDYGLGNLRSAQRGLERAGASVSVTDNPADFEAADGIVLPGVGAFSEGMENAGPFREPLSAAAERGQPIFGICLGMQMLLTTSEEADHAGQGQVEGLDFVPGTNLRFAQGQKVPHMGWNELNVERDHPIVEGVDGEYAYFVHSYYADPDDPDAVVATTDYEVTFPAVIANEAGNVFGTQFHPEKSGETGLRILRNFVEYCADR
- the pheA gene encoding prephenate dehydratase → MQVVTLGPEGTYSHRAARAVDEDVVFRESVSGIVDAVDSGAYERGVVPIENSIEGSVTETLDAIANADIAVIQEIVTPIRHALLAQSANFDTVASHSQALAQCRSYLEREYPDAELEPVTSTARGVEYAREDPTVAGIGHPDNAGDDLTVIAEDIQDRSSNATRFLVIAPAEERADGGGKSTIVVYPNANYPGLLLELLEAFAERDINLSRIESRPSGNRLGDYLFHIDFDAGFYEDRAQEALEDIEEIAENGWVKRLGSYDKRHVLY
- the hsp14 gene encoding archaeal heat shock protein Hsp14, whose amino-acid sequence is MMRRTPSFDDFEFDDLFGRMSRQFEEMSRQFEGGRFGRETAIDLREDSESFVAVVDLPGFEKRDIDLSVTDDMLTIEASRSESADEESEHYVHRERRSDSVHRSIRLPAAVRADDASATYNNGVLSVTLPKLHVEDEASHHIDVE